Proteins from a genomic interval of Callospermophilus lateralis isolate mCalLat2 chromosome 1, mCalLat2.hap1, whole genome shotgun sequence:
- the Btd gene encoding biotinidase isoform X2: protein MPSPQLVKWNPCLEPHRFNDTEVLQRLSCMATKGEMFLVANLGTKQPCHSNDPGCPNDGRYQFNTNVIFSNNGTLVDRYRKHNLYFEAAFDTPLEVDRVTFDTPFAGRFGIFTCFDILFFDPAIRLLRDPEVKHVVYPSAWMNQLPLLAAIEIQKAFATAFGVNVLAANIHHPSLGMTGSGIHTPLKSFWYHDMESPKGHLIIAQVAKNPLGLAGTENTTGKTDPSHSRFLKIVSGEPYCEKDAQEVHCEAAKWNMDAPPTFHSEMMYDNFTLVPVWGKEGYLQVCSNSLCCHLLYDRPTLSQELYALGVFDGFHTVHGTYYIQVCALVKCGGLDIHTCGQEITEATGIFEFHLWGNFSTSYIFPLFLTSGMTLESPDQLGWENDHYFLRKRGLSSGLVTAALYGRLYEKN, encoded by the exons ATGCCATCTCCCCAGCTGGTCAAATGGAACCCGTGCCTGGAGCCCCACCGTTTCAATGACACAGAG gTCCTCCAGCGCCTGAGTTGCATGGCCACCAAGGGAGAGATGTTCTTAGTGGCCAACCTTGGGACAAAACAGCCATGTCATAGCAATGACCCAGGGTGCCCAAATGATGGGAGATACCAGTTTAACACAAATGTCATTTTCAGCAATAATGGAACCCTTGTTGACCGCTACCGAAAACACAACCTCTACTTCGAGGCAGCTTTTGATACCCCTCTTGAAGTGGATCGCGTCACTTTCGATACCCCCTTTGCTGGCAGGTTTGGCATCTTCACCTGCTTTGACATACTGTTCTTCGACCCTGCCATCAGACTGCTGAGAGACCCCGAGGTGAAGCACGTGGTGTATCCGAGTGCCTGGATGAACCAGCTCCCGCTCCTGGCAGCCATCGAGATTCAGAAAGCCTTTGCCACTGCCTTTGGTGTCAATGTCCTGGCGGCCAACATCCACCACCCATCTCTGGGGATGACAGGGAGTGGCATACACACCCCTCTGAAGTCCTTCTGGTACCATGACATGGAAAGCCCTAAAGGTCACCTTATCATTGCCCAGGTAGCCAAAAATCCACTGGGTCTTGCTGGTACGGAGAACACAACAGGTAAAACAGACCCGTCCCACAgtaggtttttaaaaattgtatcagGTGAGCCATACTGTGAGAAGGACGCTCAGGAAGTCCACTGCGAAGCTGCCAAGTGGAACATGGATGCTCCTCCCACCTTTCACTCTGAGATGATGTATGACAACTTCACCCTGGTCCCCGTCTGGGGAAAGGaaggctatctccaagtctgctCCAACAGCCTCTGCTGCCATTTGCTGTATGACAGGCCCACCCTGTCCCAAGAGCTCTATGCCCTGGGGGTCTTTGATGGCTTCCACACTGTGCACGGCACTTACTACATCCAAGTGTGCGCCCTGGTCAAGTGTGGGGGTCttgacatccacacctgtgggcaGGAGATCACAGAGGCCACGGGGATATTCGAGTTTCACCTGTGGGGCAACTTCAGCACTTCCTATATCTTTCCTCTGTTTCTGACCTCAGGGATGACCCTGGAATCCCCTGACCAGCTTGGCTGGGAGAATGACCACTATTTCCTGAGGAAGCGTGGACTGTCCTCTGGTCTGGTGACGGCAGCTCTTTATGGGCGGTTGTATGAGAAGAACTAG